A single Oryza brachyantha chromosome 8, ObraRS2, whole genome shotgun sequence DNA region contains:
- the LOC102713660 gene encoding dnaJ homolog subfamily C member 7 homolog yields MAGRNGSLYAVLGVAADCSDAELRTAYRKLAMKWHPDKCGAAGSSAGGAEAAKVRFQKIQGAYAVLSDPNKRILYDVGAYDSDGDDDGAGEILGDILEAMNQSGSTENGKNESFEDLQRQFEELFLRPPAPPPTSSSSFRSAQDDAGKSTKRRAGRT; encoded by the exons ATGGCCGGCAGGAACGGGAGCCTCTACGCCGtgctcggcgtcgccgccgactgCTCCGACGCCGAGCTGCGCACCGCCTACCGCAAGCTCGCCATG AAATGGCACCCGGACAAGTGCGGCGCCGCGGGGAGCTCGgcaggcggcgcggaggcggccaaGGTGAGGTTCCAGAAGATCCAGGGAGCCTACGCCG TGCTCTCGGACCCCAATAAGAGGATCCTGTATGACGTCGGAGCCTacgacagcgacggcgacgatgat GGCGCTGGTGAAATTCTCGGCGACATTCTCGAGGCTATGAACCAATCAGGCTCCACG GAGAATGGCAAGAACGAGAGCTTCGAGGATCTGCAGAGGCAGTTCGAGGAGCTGTtcctccggccgccggcgccgccgccgacgtcgtcgtcgtcgttccgGTCGGCG CAAGATGACGCTGGGAAGTCCACCAAGAGAAGGGCCGGAAGAACGtag